CCTCCTCCTTGTACGCTTCAAAGAATCTAGGGCTGAATAAAGTTTCACTTTTGAACCACTGCAATTCAGGCGATACATCCGGTGATAAGTCGGCAGTCGTCGGATACTTATCAGCGATTATCTCATGATAAGACCGCTACGTCCTTTTTCCTTGGTCGGACCAGGAAGGGTGGGGTCCAGTTTGGCAATGGCGCTTGAGGGAAAGGGGTGGGAATGCAGGCACATTCTCCCAAAAGACAGGAGTGAATCGCAACGCAGGAAATTAAGCTCAGTATTTCCTGCTGCAGACATCGTAGAACGTGCATCGTCTCTGGCCGACGATTTTGAAATTCTGTTTATAGCCGTACAGGACGATGAGATCGAGAATGTGGTTGACGGACTCTTGGCTGTAAATAATATCTCCTGGAAATCAAAAGTTGTGCTCCACACGAGCGGTGTCAAAAGCGTTGGGCTCCTTCAGCCGCTCAGGGGCCGTGGTGCATCGGTCGGCGCGCTTCACCCGATTGCGGCATTTGCAAATCGGTATCAACCGCGGTCGGCAAGTGAAATCTATTATGATTTTTTCGGTGATAAGAAAGCTCAATCAGTTGCACGACGGATTGCAGGGTTGTTAAACTCAAAGTTAATCATACTAAAGAACGAAAGACAAAGAATGCTGCTCCATATTGCTAGTGCGATTGCTTCCAACTCGACCGTCGTTGCCATTAGGAGCGCGGAAGAACTCGTATCCGGTTTTATCCATCCCCGGGACGCGAAGGCGTTGATGACAGCGCTGCTGTCATCAACGGTCAGTAATTTATCCGAAAACGAAGGGATGAAGTCTCTGACAGGTCCGTTGGCGCGGGCGGATATCGAAGTGATCTCGGATCACATAAAGGCGCTTGAAAGCAAGAAAACGCTGTTGCAGTTTTATAAGTCATGGTCGCTGCTCGGAATTGACTCGCTTCTTAGAGACGGGCATGACAGGAAATCTCGCTTGAAAAAAATAAAAGATATTTTGTCCCGGTAGCCGGGGCTCTCTCAGAGGAGGAAAAAGTGAAATTCAAAGCATTGATCGCAAGTGGAGGAAGAGGAACGCGGCTTCGACCGATAACTCACACACAGAATAAACACCTCATTCCAATTGCGAACAAACCGATACTGCATTACGCCATAGAAGCGGCGTTGTCGGCAGGAATAACCGAGATCGGGATCGTCACGAATGCGGACAGCAGCGAGGTCCCTCGTGCCATCGGCGATGGTTCGAAATGGGGAGCCAGGATAACCTACATTCCCCAGGAAGCACCTCTTGGACTTGCTCACGTCGTGAAAATCTCTCGAGACTTCATCGGTACCGACAATTTCATTTTCTATCTCGGCGACAACATGGTGGTGGGCGGAGTGAAGCGATACCTTGAAGAATTTGAGAAGAGCAAGGCGAATTGCTTTCTCACCCTTGCGAAAGTCAAAGACCCAGAAAGGTTCGGAGTTCCGCAGATAAAAAATAGAATGATCGTGAGAGTCGAAGAGAAGCCGAAGCGTCCGAAGAGCAGTTATGCCGTGGCAGGAATTTATATTTATGATCGGCACATTTTCGATGCCGTGAATAAAATAAAGCCGAGTGCGCGCGGGGAATTAGAAATATCGGATGCACATCAATATTTAATCGACCATGGTTACAAGGTCGGGTACGCTGAGATAACAGGATGGTGGAAGGACACGGGTAAGCCGGCCGATCTCCTCGAAGCCAACAGACTTGTACTTGAGAACAGCGAGCCGTCTATCGAAGCGGGCGTAGAAGTAGACTCACACAGCGACATCGCCGGAAGAGTGATTTTGCAGAAAGGATGCAAGATTTCAGGGAGCAAAATTCGAGGACCTGTAATCATTGGCGAAAATGCCGTTATTGAAAATAGTTATATCGGTCCTTTTACCTCTGTAGGAGCGCGCTCCCAGGTAAAGAACAGCGAAGTGGAGTATAGCATAGTTCTGAAGGAGTGCAAGATTTTGGATGCCGGCATGCGCATCGAGGGGAGTCTTCTCGGAAACGGTGTGGAGATCGTCAGGGCTGACGGCAAACCGCGCGTGCAGCGCTTCATGATCGGTGATCAGAGCAGGGTGGAAGTACCGTGAAGTTCTTGGCTGTGCCGTCTGGGGTCTTCCTGACGAATAGGGATTTACGAGTTTATCTCGTTTAGACAGATACTCAAGCATAGTTCGTAACTGTGAAATGCTTCAGGATATACCCCCTTTTCTGTCATTCGATGTGACGGCGATATCAATCACTCTTTCATAACCCAAGTATTTTCTTTAAATTATTTCTATTATGGAGAGCAAGGTCAACAAGCCCCGCGTTATCGCAGCCATGAGTGGAGGAGTAGACTCTTCACTTGCCGCGGTTCTCATGATGGAACAAGGATACGACGTCATAGGCGTGACGATCAAAACGTATAACTATGAGGATGTGGGAGGAAACAGCGATTCCACCTGCTGCTCGATTGACGGAATCAATATGGCAAGGAGCATCGCGGAGAAATTTGGTTTCCCTCATTATGTTTTCGATTTCAGCGAGAGGTTTAGAAAGGAAGTTATCGACGGCTTTGTCGAAGAATATCTTTCCGGGAGAACCCCGAACCCTTGCGTCGTCTGCAATCAAAAAATCAAATGGGCGTATCTTATCGAGAAAGCAACCAGCCTCTGCGCCGACT
This sequence is a window from Candidatus Acidiferrales bacterium. Protein-coding genes within it:
- a CDS encoding DUF2520 domain-containing protein; the protein is MIRPLRPFSLVGPGRVGSSLAMALEGKGWECRHILPKDRSESQRRKLSSVFPAADIVERASSLADDFEILFIAVQDDEIENVVDGLLAVNNISWKSKVVLHTSGVKSVGLLQPLRGRGASVGALHPIAAFANRYQPRSASEIYYDFFGDKKAQSVARRIAGLLNSKLIILKNERQRMLLHIASAIASNSTVVAIRSAEELVSGFIHPRDAKALMTALLSSTVSNLSENEGMKSLTGPLARADIEVISDHIKALESKKTLLQFYKSWSLLGIDSLLRDGHDRKSRLKKIKDILSR
- a CDS encoding glucose-1-phosphate thymidylyltransferase, yielding MKFKALIASGGRGTRLRPITHTQNKHLIPIANKPILHYAIEAALSAGITEIGIVTNADSSEVPRAIGDGSKWGARITYIPQEAPLGLAHVVKISRDFIGTDNFIFYLGDNMVVGGVKRYLEEFEKSKANCFLTLAKVKDPERFGVPQIKNRMIVRVEEKPKRPKSSYAVAGIYIYDRHIFDAVNKIKPSARGELEISDAHQYLIDHGYKVGYAEITGWWKDTGKPADLLEANRLVLENSEPSIEAGVEVDSHSDIAGRVILQKGCKISGSKIRGPVIIGENAVIENSYIGPFTSVGARSQVKNSEVEYSIVLKECKILDAGMRIEGSLLGNGVEIVRADGKPRVQRFMIGDQSRVEVP